The Salinispora tropica CNB-440 genome has a window encoding:
- a CDS encoding NUDIX domain-containing protein: MSTAGHRYQVRSRVERYRGRIFDVVTDEVTMPGGGTALRDCARHPGAVSVVALDEAGRVVLIRQYRHPVGRHLWELPAGLLDIAGEDPAAAAVRELAEEADLTAGRLDVLVDVHSSPGFTNELVRVFLARDLTEVPVGRRHARSEEEADLEIVWVALDEAVGMVLAGGITNAATVAGLLAAARARDGGWTALRRAGTPLPR; this comes from the coding sequence GTGAGCACGGCCGGTCACCGTTACCAGGTGCGTTCGCGCGTCGAGCGGTACCGGGGTCGGATCTTCGATGTGGTCACCGACGAGGTGACCATGCCCGGTGGCGGCACCGCCCTGCGGGACTGTGCCCGACACCCGGGCGCGGTATCGGTGGTGGCCTTGGATGAGGCCGGTCGGGTGGTGTTGATCCGGCAGTATCGGCACCCGGTCGGCCGGCACCTGTGGGAGCTGCCGGCCGGCCTGCTGGACATCGCGGGCGAGGACCCGGCCGCCGCCGCCGTCCGGGAACTGGCCGAGGAGGCTGACCTGACCGCAGGTCGCCTCGATGTCCTGGTCGATGTGCACAGCTCACCCGGGTTCACCAATGAGTTGGTCCGGGTGTTCCTGGCCCGCGACCTCACCGAGGTGCCGGTCGGCCGGCGGCACGCCCGGTCCGAGGAGGAAGCCGACCTCGAGATCGTCTGGGTCGCCCTGGACGAGGCGGTGGGCATGGTGCTGGCTGGGGGGATCACCAACGCCGCGACGGTGGCCGGGCTGCTCGCCGCCGCTCGCGCCCGGGACGGGGGCTGGACGGCACTGCGCCGGGCCGGAACACCGCTGCCGCGCTGA
- a CDS encoding CTP synthase translates to MAPSVRTTRHIFVTGGVASSLGKGLTASSLGSLLTARGMRVVMQKLDPYLNVDPGTMNPFQHGEVFITEDGAETDLDVGHYERFLDRDLSGKANVTTGQIYSDVIAKERRGEYLGDTVQVIPHITNEIKSRVLGMAEPDGEGQVPDVVITEVGGTVGDIESLPFLEAIRQIRHDLGRDNCFYLHVSLVPYLAPSGELKTKPTQHSVAQLRSIGIQPDALVLRCDREIPDKVKQKLALYCDVDLEAVTAAADAPSIYDIPKVLHREGLDAYVVRRLGLSFRDVAWARWDDLLERVHQPRHTITVALVGKYVDLPDAYLSVSEAIRAAGFGHRARVRLKWVPSDECVTPAGAAAALAGVDGVVIPGGFGVRGIEGKVGAARHAREHGVPLLGLCLGLQCMTIEVARHLAGLDGANSLEFDGEATHPVIATMADQEDIVAGRGDLGGTMRLGAWPAVLTEGSIVAKAYGSTEVSERHRHRYEVNNAYRDVLTKAGLHISGTSPDGRLVEFVELDRDLHPFFVATQAHPELKSRPTRPHPLFASFVAAALAYSQADQLPVDLDGAAATKAASNGGTSTAPAASTS, encoded by the coding sequence TTGGCCCCTTCAGTACGGACGACCAGGCATATTTTCGTCACCGGGGGCGTGGCCTCCTCATTGGGTAAAGGCCTGACCGCCTCCAGCCTCGGCAGCTTGCTCACCGCGCGTGGCATGCGTGTGGTGATGCAGAAGCTCGACCCCTACCTCAACGTGGACCCGGGGACGATGAACCCGTTCCAGCACGGTGAGGTCTTCATTACCGAGGACGGCGCCGAGACGGATCTCGATGTCGGCCACTACGAGCGGTTCCTCGACCGGGACCTGTCCGGCAAGGCCAACGTCACCACCGGGCAGATCTACTCAGACGTGATCGCCAAGGAACGGCGCGGCGAGTACCTGGGCGACACCGTCCAGGTCATCCCGCACATCACCAACGAAATCAAGTCGCGGGTGCTCGGCATGGCCGAACCGGACGGCGAGGGCCAGGTGCCGGACGTCGTCATCACCGAGGTCGGCGGGACCGTCGGCGACATCGAGTCGCTGCCGTTCCTGGAGGCGATCCGGCAGATCCGCCACGACCTGGGCCGGGACAACTGCTTCTATCTGCACGTCTCGCTGGTGCCGTACCTGGCGCCGTCGGGCGAGCTGAAGACCAAGCCCACCCAACACTCGGTAGCGCAGCTGCGCAGCATCGGTATCCAGCCGGACGCACTGGTACTGCGCTGCGACCGGGAGATTCCGGACAAGGTCAAGCAGAAGCTCGCCCTCTACTGCGACGTTGACCTGGAGGCGGTCACCGCCGCCGCGGACGCACCCAGCATCTACGACATCCCGAAGGTGCTGCACCGGGAGGGCCTTGACGCCTACGTGGTGCGTCGGCTCGGTCTCTCCTTCCGGGACGTGGCCTGGGCGCGCTGGGACGACCTGCTGGAGCGGGTGCACCAGCCCCGGCACACGATCACCGTTGCCCTCGTGGGCAAGTATGTTGACCTGCCCGACGCGTACCTGTCGGTGAGTGAGGCGATCCGCGCCGCGGGCTTCGGGCACCGGGCCCGGGTACGGCTGAAGTGGGTACCCAGCGACGAGTGTGTCACCCCGGCCGGTGCCGCGGCCGCCCTGGCCGGGGTCGACGGTGTCGTCATCCCGGGCGGGTTCGGCGTCCGCGGCATCGAGGGCAAGGTCGGCGCCGCCCGGCACGCCCGGGAGCACGGTGTTCCGCTGCTCGGCCTCTGCCTCGGCCTCCAGTGCATGACCATTGAGGTGGCCCGTCACCTCGCTGGGCTGGACGGTGCGAACTCGCTGGAGTTCGACGGGGAGGCCACACATCCGGTCATCGCCACCATGGCCGACCAGGAGGACATCGTCGCTGGCCGGGGTGACCTCGGCGGCACCATGCGGCTCGGGGCATGGCCGGCGGTGCTCACCGAGGGGTCGATCGTCGCCAAGGCGTACGGCAGCACCGAGGTGAGCGAGCGGCATCGGCACCGGTACGAGGTGAACAACGCCTACCGTGACGTGCTCACCAAGGCGGGCCTGCACATCTCGGGGACCTCGCCGGACGGCCGGCTGGTCGAGTTCGTCGAACTGGACCGCGACCTGCATCCGTTCTTCGTGGCCACCCAGGCGCACCCGGAGCTGAAGAGCCGTCCGACCCGCCCACACCCGCTGTTCGCGTCATTCGTGGCGGCGGCCCTCGCGTACTCGCAGGCTGATCAGCTCCCGGTCGACCTGGACGGTGCGGCGGCGACGAAGGCTGCCAGCAACGGCGGGACCAGCACGGCGCCGGCGGCTTCGACATCGTGA
- a CDS encoding TM2 domain-containing protein, translating to MRTASCGSLLCRLMTTPHYQPGYPAGVSDRSKVVAGVLQILLGGFGIGRFYMGDTRTGVIQLIVSLITCGFGALWGLIDGILILVNGGVDGQGRPLRG from the coding sequence GTGCGGACAGCTAGCTGTGGATCACTACTGTGTCGCCTCATGACTACTCCTCACTACCAGCCCGGCTACCCGGCGGGCGTGTCCGACAGAAGTAAGGTCGTCGCGGGCGTCCTGCAGATCCTGCTCGGCGGCTTCGGCATCGGCCGGTTCTACATGGGCGACACCAGGACCGGTGTAATCCAGCTCATCGTCAGCCTGATTACGTGCGGCTTCGGCGCCCTCTGGGGCTTGATTGACGGCATCCTGATCCTGGTCAACGGCGGCGTCGACGGTCAAGGCCGACCGCTGCGCGGCTGA